The Juglans microcarpa x Juglans regia isolate MS1-56 chromosome 2S, Jm3101_v1.0, whole genome shotgun sequence genome has a window encoding:
- the LOC121253329 gene encoding protein FAR1-RELATED SEQUENCE 5-like, with product MTQMSKREKDETIKYVTLGCARGGKAQNQTSNVSKPRPTSKTDCKAMMNVLLKNEKLCNREVSESVKRALDTNDEAGIWMNKSFQALITDAGGFENVPFGEKDCRNYIDKARHLRLGKGGAQVVLDYFRRMQYKNDSFYGIMDLDDDDRMRNMFWADARSRGAYNYFGDVVTFDTTYLTNRYGMSFAPFVGVNHHGQSILLGAGLISSEDTESFIWLFKTWLDCIDGKAPTTIITDQDRAMKNVIAIVFLNTRHRYCLWHVLHKVPEKLGADCQYKCGLESKLLSCVYDSLTIEKFELGWNVLITMYNLQENGW from the exons ATGACACAGATGAGTAAAAGAGAGAAGGATGAGACTATCAAATATGTCACTTTGGGATGTGCTCGTGGTGGCAAGGCACAGAATCAGACGTCAAATGTCTCTAAGCCTCGGCCAACAAGCAAGACAGACTGCAAGGCAATGATGAATGTGTTGTTAAAGAATGAGAAGTT ATGCAATAGAGAAGTTAGTGAGTCCGTTAAGAGGGCTTTGGATACAAATGATGAGGCTGGCATATGGATGAATAAGAGTTTCCAAGCTCTTATAACTGATGCGGGTGGGTTTGAGAACGTACCATTTGGGGAAAAAGATTGTCGTAACTACATTGATAAGGCACGTCACCTACGGTTGGGGAAAGGTGGTGCACAAGTGGTACTTGACTATTTTCGAAGGATGCAATACAAGAATGATAGTTTTTACGGCATAATGGATTTGGATGATGATGATAGAATGAGGAATATGTTTTGGGCGGACGCCCGTAGTAGAGGGGCGTACAACTACTTTGGAGATGTGGTAACATTTGATACCACGTATCTAACAAATAGATATGGAATGTCATTTGCACCTTTCGTGGGTGTAAATCACCATGGGCAGtcaatcctcttgggtgcaggGCTTATTTCAAGCGAGGATACAGAATCGTTTATATGGTTATTTAAAACTTGGCTTGATTGCATAGATGGAAAGGCGCCGACTACTATTATTACAGATCAAGATCGTgcaatgaaaaatgttatcGCCATTGTGTTCCTTAATACGCGCCATAGATATTGCTTGTGGCACGTACTGCATAAGGTCCCTGAGAAGCTTGGTGCTGATTGTCAATACAAATGTGGCCTGGAAAGTAAGTTGTTATCTTGTGTTTATGACTCCCTTACTATCGAGAAGTTTGAGTTGGGTTGGAACGTCCTTATTACAATGTACaacttgcaagaaaatggttggTGA
- the LOC121253330 gene encoding protein FAR-RED ELONGATED HYPOCOTYL 3-like, whose translation MSTTQRNESMNAFFDGYLHAKTNLKEFVDQFGSALKKKIENENQADFHSFNFIILCISHLTLEKKFQEVYTNAKFREVQQEIMGMIYCHFHFQKQDGVITTYHVDNEIKIEDFIKEVVYTVYFNEAELEAKCVCGLFEMRGILCRHILVIFSARKVCGLLEKYILDRWRKEIKCRYTIIPSIYDEKDQRPETFRYKRLLKICYEIIANAASYDGYTEDMVSKLYTMNEVYHT comes from the coding sequence ATGAGTACAACTCAGCGTAATGAGAGCATGAACGCTTTCTTCGACGGCTATTTGCATGCTAAGACAAACCTAAAAGAGTTTGTTGATCAGTTCGGCAGtgcattgaagaaaaaaattgagaatgaaaaccAAGCTGACTTCCATTCATTTAACTTTATCATTCTTTGCATATCACACTTGACACTTGAGAAGAAGTTTCAAGAGGTGTACACGAATGCCAAATTCAGGGAGGTTCAACAAGAAATAATGGGAATGATTTATTGTCATTTCCATTTTCAGAAACAGGATGGAGTAATCACAACTTACCATGTcgataatgaaattaaaattgaagaTTTCATCAAAGAGGTTGTTTATACTGTTTACTTTAATGAGGCCGAGTTGGAGGCAAAGTGTGTATGCGGGTTGTTTGAGATGCGGGGGATACTATGTAGACATATCCTCGTCATATTTTCAGCTAGAAAAGTCTGTGGGTTACTTGAAAAGTACATATTGGACCGgtggagaaaagaaataaaatgtagGTATACTATTATTCCGAGCATTTATGACGAGAAGGATCAGAGGCCTGAAACATTTAGATATAAACGTCTATTGAAAATTTGTTATGAAATAATAGCAAATGCAGCGTCATACGATGGGTATACTGAGGATATGGTCTCGAAATTGTATACGATGAATGAGGTATATCACACCTAG